The following coding sequences are from one Epilithonimonas vandammei window:
- a CDS encoding cation:proton antiporter domain-containing protein, which produces MQNSIAMTILIFLGAAIIMVPLGKKLGLSSVIGYILGGILIGPFCLQLTGRDAADIMHASELGVVMLLFLVGLELEPHKLWQIRKRILGLGLSQMLLSIVGIFFVFYVAGFGLKKSLIISLCFAMSSTAIVLQTLKEKNLFRTVSGESSFSILLFQDIAVIPILALLPFLTKSESAVKQSEHQEILLQYVPDWMQPFIVIFGVLALILLGRYIFIPFLRFVSKSGLNELLTAASLFLVIGVSELMISVGLSPALGAFIAGVMLANSEFRHELESDIDPFKGLLLAVFFVSVGATINFNIIAEKPFFIFSAAFIVLAIKALVLFAIGKYYKMNNEQSFFLAFALSQVGEFAFVLVNFAASLYLIDYQANSELMAIVAITMCISPLLLIFKEKVLDNGFIKQKNEENIELGIIKQRKIIIVGFGFFGSTVGRLLKANGIRSTVLDNDPDRVALLRSNGFNVYYGDATKPALLRAAGIEEAELLVLCLDDVEKNKFLVDYCKENYPDLKIFVRAKNRLDAYDFLNKNVNNIYRETLGTAVDMAVDILKENGMRKYTARRMGKRFMLIDKAMTKRLAKEKDKDMFTFTLRESLEREAELLALDSISFEENYWSGDEDEDK; this is translated from the coding sequence ATGCAGAATTCCATAGCTATGACCATCCTGATTTTCCTTGGTGCGGCCATTATTATGGTTCCGTTAGGAAAAAAACTGGGGTTGAGTTCAGTGATTGGATATATTCTTGGCGGAATTTTGATTGGTCCATTTTGTTTACAATTGACGGGACGAGATGCAGCAGATATAATGCACGCTTCGGAATTAGGTGTGGTGATGCTTTTGTTTTTAGTTGGACTGGAACTGGAGCCTCATAAACTTTGGCAGATCAGAAAAAGAATTCTGGGGTTAGGGCTCAGTCAGATGCTTCTGAGTATTGTAGGGATTTTCTTTGTGTTTTATGTAGCAGGATTTGGATTAAAAAAATCATTGATCATATCGCTCTGTTTTGCAATGTCATCTACAGCGATTGTTTTACAAACTCTAAAAGAAAAGAATCTTTTCAGAACTGTAAGCGGAGAATCATCGTTTTCAATCTTATTATTTCAGGATATTGCTGTTATTCCGATTCTGGCATTGCTTCCATTTTTAACTAAATCCGAAAGTGCGGTAAAACAGTCAGAACATCAGGAAATTCTGCTGCAATATGTACCTGATTGGATGCAGCCTTTCATAGTTATTTTTGGAGTTTTGGCTTTAATACTATTAGGGCGTTATATTTTTATTCCTTTTTTGAGATTTGTGTCGAAGTCTGGCTTAAATGAGTTACTGACTGCAGCTTCGTTATTTTTAGTAATAGGTGTTTCGGAACTGATGATCTCTGTGGGTCTGAGTCCGGCTCTAGGTGCGTTTATTGCTGGTGTTATGCTGGCCAACAGCGAGTTTCGCCACGAGTTAGAAAGCGACATCGACCCTTTTAAAGGATTATTGCTGGCGGTTTTCTTTGTTAGTGTAGGTGCTACAATCAACTTTAATATCATTGCAGAAAAACCGTTCTTTATTTTCTCGGCTGCATTTATTGTTTTGGCTATCAAAGCGCTTGTTCTTTTTGCAATCGGGAAATATTATAAAATGAATAATGAGCAAAGTTTTTTCCTGGCTTTTGCATTATCTCAGGTGGGAGAATTTGCATTTGTTCTCGTTAATTTTGCAGCGAGTTTATATCTTATAGACTATCAAGCAAACTCTGAGCTGATGGCTATTGTCGCAATTACAATGTGCATTTCTCCACTGCTTTTGATATTCAAAGAAAAAGTTTTGGATAATGGTTTTATTAAACAAAAAAATGAAGAGAATATAGAGCTTGGCATCATCAAGCAAAGAAAAATAATTATAGTTGGTTTTGGATTTTTTGGCAGTACAGTCGGTCGTCTTCTGAAGGCCAACGGTATCCGTTCCACAGTTTTGGATAATGATCCGGATAGAGTAGCGTTGCTTAGATCGAACGGTTTTAATGTTTATTATGGTGATGCCACCAAACCTGCTTTACTACGAGCAGCAGGAATAGAAGAAGCGGAATTGCTGGTGCTTTGTCTGGACGATGTCGAAAAAAATAAATTTCTGGTAGATTATTGTAAAGAAAATTATCCCGATCTGAAAATATTTGTCAGAGCCAAAAATCGTTTGGATGCTTATGATTTTCTAAATAAGAATGTTAATAATATCTATCGAGAGACCTTGGGTACGGCTGTAGATATGGCCGTTGATATTCTGAAAGAAAACGGGATGAGAAAATATACGGCCAGAAGAATGGGCAAACGTTTTATGCTTATTGATAAAGCAATGACCAAACGTTTGGCAAAAGAAAAAGACAAGGATATGTTCACCTTCACCCTGCGGGAATCTCTGGAACGTGAAGCAGAATTACTGGCTCTGGACAGTATTTCCTTCGAAGAAAACTATTGGAGTGGCGATGAGGATGAGGATAAATAA
- a CDS encoding NAD(P)H-dependent oxidoreductase, with amino-acid sequence MKKTLVLFAHPYFEHSTTNVRLLECYEAMDHVTVRDLYEDYPDFHIQPFRERKRIVDYERIIFHFPIIWFGLPPLLKLWIDEVFDMRWISENGINILSGKDALIITSVGGRESNYSSEGKYKTEVEELLSGLKVSLHVNNIDLKKIHIIYNADNLSEEDLEFQCQELSETLKIE; translated from the coding sequence TTGAAGAAAACACTGGTACTTTTTGCGCATCCATATTTCGAACATTCTACCACCAATGTAAGATTGCTTGAGTGTTATGAAGCTATGGATCATGTGACAGTCAGAGATCTTTATGAAGATTATCCCGATTTTCATATTCAACCTTTTCGGGAAAGAAAAAGAATTGTAGATTATGAACGCATTATTTTCCATTTTCCTATTATTTGGTTTGGACTTCCACCCTTGTTGAAGTTGTGGATAGATGAGGTTTTTGATATGCGCTGGATTTCTGAGAACGGAATTAACATTCTTTCTGGAAAAGACGCTCTTATTATTACAAGTGTTGGCGGAAGAGAAAGTAATTATAGTTCGGAAGGAAAATATAAAACCGAGGTAGAAGAATTACTTTCTGGACTTAAAGTTTCTTTGCATGTCAACAATATCGACCTCAAAAAAATCCACATCATATATAATGCCGACAACCTATCGGAAGAGGACTTGGAATTCCAATGTCAGGAATTATCAGAAACTTTAAAAATAGAATAG
- a CDS encoding M3 family metallopeptidase: MKNNPFLRKSPLQYQAPEFDKIKDDHYKPAFDYGLKEQLANIDKIINNPAAPTFENTVLALENSGEVLARATILFYNLTGSNTNDYLQKVEEEYAPIFAAHSDKINLNEKLYKRIKAVKTDKLDAESKRLVEYYIQNFELAGANLSAENKEKLKVINQQLATLSTQFSNKLLEARKKGAVLISDVKELDGLSADELAAAATDAEQAGQKGKYLLSLQNTTQQPLLQNLKNRDTREKLFRASWTRAEKGDANDTRETIEKIAKLRLQKAKLFGKKNFAEWSLQDQMAKTPEAAMGLLAQLAKPAVETANREAKEIQEVIDAQKGGFGVQAWDWNFYSEQVRKAKYDLDENEIKPYFEVTTVLEKGVFYAAEKFYGITFKERKDLPVYHPDVVAYEVFDRDGKSLALYYLDFYTRSNKNGGAWMNNFVPQSHLLGQKPVIVNVFNYQKPAAGKPSLISFDEVGTMFHEFGHTLHGLFANQKYVSISGTNTPRDFVEFPSQINEHFALEPEILKNYALHYQTKQPMPQALIDKIKKAANFNQGYATTELVAAATLDMNWHTVTDEKQLIPVLDFEKQALDKYGLLVPQVPPRYHTPYFAHIWGGGYSAGYYAYLWSETLDSDAWEWIKANGGLTRENGDRFRKYILSVGNSVDLNKAFEEFTGHKADIKPLLRSRGFIK; encoded by the coding sequence ATGAAAAATAATCCTTTCCTCAGAAAAAGCCCTTTGCAGTATCAGGCACCGGAATTTGATAAAATCAAAGATGACCACTATAAGCCGGCCTTCGATTACGGACTAAAGGAACAGTTGGCTAACATCGATAAAATTATTAATAATCCGGCTGCCCCGACTTTCGAGAATACAGTTCTAGCCTTGGAAAACAGCGGAGAGGTTTTAGCAAGAGCAACCATTCTTTTTTATAATCTAACAGGGTCTAATACCAATGATTATCTTCAAAAAGTTGAAGAGGAATATGCACCTATTTTTGCTGCGCATTCCGATAAGATTAATCTTAATGAAAAGCTTTATAAAAGAATCAAAGCAGTAAAGACTGATAAATTGGATGCGGAAAGCAAAAGACTGGTGGAATATTACATCCAGAATTTTGAATTAGCCGGAGCTAACCTTTCAGCCGAAAATAAAGAAAAATTAAAAGTAATCAACCAGCAGCTTGCTACATTATCTACCCAATTTAGCAATAAGCTTTTGGAAGCAAGAAAAAAAGGTGCAGTTTTGATTTCTGACGTTAAAGAACTTGATGGACTTTCTGCTGATGAATTAGCTGCTGCTGCTACAGATGCGGAACAGGCCGGACAAAAAGGAAAGTATCTTTTATCGTTGCAAAACACCACTCAGCAACCACTGTTGCAAAACCTTAAAAACAGGGACACAAGAGAAAAACTCTTTAGAGCTTCCTGGACAAGAGCCGAGAAAGGCGATGCAAATGATACCCGTGAAACGATTGAAAAAATAGCTAAACTGAGGTTACAGAAAGCAAAGTTATTTGGTAAGAAGAATTTTGCGGAATGGAGTCTACAGGATCAGATGGCAAAAACACCAGAAGCAGCAATGGGACTTCTGGCTCAACTGGCAAAACCAGCAGTTGAAACGGCCAATCGTGAAGCTAAAGAAATTCAAGAAGTGATAGACGCTCAGAAAGGTGGTTTTGGCGTGCAAGCCTGGGATTGGAATTTTTATTCAGAACAAGTCAGAAAAGCGAAGTATGACCTTGATGAAAATGAAATCAAACCATACTTTGAAGTGACTACCGTTCTTGAAAAAGGTGTTTTCTATGCAGCAGAAAAGTTCTATGGCATCACTTTTAAAGAAAGAAAAGATCTTCCGGTTTATCATCCGGATGTCGTGGCTTACGAAGTGTTTGACAGAGACGGAAAATCACTTGCGCTTTATTATCTCGATTTCTATACCAGAAGTAATAAAAACGGTGGCGCATGGATGAATAATTTTGTACCGCAATCTCATCTTCTCGGACAGAAACCCGTCATTGTAAACGTATTCAATTATCAGAAACCGGCCGCTGGAAAACCATCCTTGATATCTTTTGATGAGGTAGGAACCATGTTTCACGAGTTTGGACACACACTCCACGGACTTTTTGCAAATCAAAAGTATGTTTCCATTTCCGGGACCAATACGCCTAGAGATTTTGTAGAGTTTCCCTCGCAGATCAATGAGCATTTTGCCCTGGAGCCAGAGATTCTAAAAAATTACGCTTTACATTATCAAACCAAGCAGCCGATGCCTCAGGCATTGATTGATAAAATCAAAAAGGCGGCTAATTTTAATCAAGGTTATGCAACCACCGAATTAGTAGCAGCTGCAACTCTCGATATGAACTGGCACACTGTGACCGATGAGAAACAATTGATTCCTGTTCTGGATTTTGAAAAGCAAGCGCTAGACAAATACGGATTATTAGTTCCGCAGGTTCCGCCAAGATACCACACACCATATTTTGCGCATATCTGGGGAGGCGGTTATTCGGCGGGTTACTACGCATATCTTTGGTCAGAAACGCTGGATTCCGATGCCTGGGAATGGATTAAAGCTAACGGTGGTTTGACAAGAGAAAACGGTGACCGATTCAGAAAATATATTCTTTCTGTGGGTAACAGTGTAGATCTGAACAAAGCTTTTGAAGAGTTTACAGGGCATAAAGCAGATATCAAACCCCTTTTGCGAAGCAGAGGATTCATCAAATAA